GATTTAAAGGTaacctattatgcaaaagtgactttttagtgATGGTCTAACCCGTTTACACCAAACTTGAGAATGATATACAATATCAATGTCCCTCACTTGTTTACTTCGCTTTTGAGAGGAGGCACTGAAATGGTCAATTTTTAAGTCTTCATGAtattattgggaaaaaaaactatcatGAACATGATACAGATTTtagacaacacacttccaatacaatattgtgggacctctgaaacttattgatgaaaaatagcataatgTGTGACCTTAATAACAATATTTTGTCACATTAAAGCTTATTTTGCCACTAAAATCATAATGGTTGCTTTCTTATATCTCAAAAATGATGTTGGAtacatatttcctcaaatagtgaccataatatttacatttacttaCATTACTTGTATTTACTTTATATTTATTCTATGTTTTTTGTCTTAAGTAAGTCATTTGATTGGTCAACGGAACTGTTCATTCAAATAGAAATCAGGCTTTGTGTGCTATAGATTGgggacttttttaaaattattattttttttttactgtgggcTCCCAATGGCATTTATTTGTTTCTGCGATTTATTAcgatatggcatctattactgTAAAGTGGAGGCTGCTATCTGAGGATGAAGTGAAAGTGAATTGTCCATGTATTAGTCCTGTCTCTGTTAATAGGAAAAGGAGCTGGTCAGCCTGAGGGGGCTTATGTGGACAAATTTGGGTTCCCTACCACCACATGCTGTGGATACTTACCACAGGTAAAATACACATGGATGTCATTGCAGTCTTATGTGTAGGACGTAGGGTTAAATTGTGGCTTTTGTTGAACAGGAAAATGAATGGCAGGATGACTGGGTGACATTTTTCACACAACAGAGGCTTCAGCTTCAGTTAAACCTGTTGGAGGAATCTCATGGAGATAGAGAAGCCAGAGAGCTTTGGGCACGGCTTCAGGTACACCTCCACACCTCACTAGAGCCATTTATGTGCGCAATAATAACCTTAAATTACACTCATCTTTACAGTTGAAGCTCCCCCAGTTTTTCAAAGAGGCGGAGCTTGTCCCCGCCCTTCTCCATGGAGACTTATGGGGAGGCAACGTGGCAGAATCCGGTGAAGGACCGATAACATTTGACCCTGCTTCCTTCTACGGCCATTCAGAGTTTGAGTTGGGACTCACTGGGATGTTTGGAGGGTTTAACAGCTCGTTTTACTCTGCATACCATGATAAAATTCCGAAGGCACCTGGCTTTGCAAAGAGAAACCAGCTTTACCAACTTTTTCACTACCTGAACCACTGGAACCACTTTGGCGGAGGCTACAGAGGCTCATCAATAAGTGTGATGAAGGACCTACTGAAATAACTGCAGTCATACTCCTGTCGTGACAGTCTTAATAAACATAAGCCAGGCTTAAGATACAAGATACATGCATGTATAATGCTCTGTAATTACTCTTGCTTTAAATTGCACGAAATTCCAACAGTGAAAAAATAACTAAGTCTGTACAGTTtgctttaataataatgatgctcAGTTTTGCTTATTCATTATCATGGTTGTGTTGCGAGTCTGTCTACATGTCtgtgagacaaaaatgtatctaatttaatataatagaactcaaaatgtgttttttggggaaaaagatgaaaatgtaaaaataaatgttcagAATTTGCAGTCGTACAAACCGTAAACAAAGAAGACGTGTAATAACACAGAAATGAAAGACAGCCACTGTTCACCATTGAAATTCAACAATGCAAATGAACAATCTGAAACAACAAACATGagcacacaaaataaataaaagttgcacaacgtattttactgttttgttttctttccggGTATGGATATGTTGACGCACGCGTACTAAAGTCAGTAGTTGGACTTTTTCGGTTGCCGTACTATTTGGGCGTGAACTTATCATACTGACAGTCCACTCTTGATTTTAAGTTGAGTAGCTTTTCTTCTGATTGGCTgagtaaatgtcattttatttaacaGGCAACATCGTTGCATATATTTCATAAAAGGTAGCTTaattaatgtatatatattttatgtacgTGAATGCAACATCCGTGTCACCCGCTCACATGCTATGTTTGCTAGCCGCGAATGATAACAATAGCGAGCTAGTTTCTATAGCATAACAGAACTTGGTCAAAATGGCTTTGTCCAAAAGTATTATTGAGGGCAAGATGGGTTTAGCTGATATGAAGATCGGCTGCGCGGGCGATGAAGCAAGCAAAACTGATTTAACTGGAACAGAAGAGATTGGGTGTTCGGTTGATGCAGGAGCTGTGGTTCTGAAAACGTGTGTGTTGGAGGGCTTCAATGAGAGGGACATGACCGAAGCTCTCATCGCCAGTCTGCCGGAGGTCCACGGAGAGCTGGCCAGCAGAGAGTCCACCACGGAGAAGCTCCTTGGTGAGGCCCAATGAATGTAATGAAGTCGTTGTAAACCACTGCCATAATCTGCTTGTACGCCACTGTCACCGACAGTGACACTCAACCAGTACAGAGACCAGCCTCATCTTCTAGACCCACACCTGGGTATGTTGTAAACACAAAGCTTAACCtcatgtttacatcacattaccaGCCATGTTTACTTAAATGTTGCAGAATGGATGGTGAATATGATACTGGAATTCGTGAGGAAGGAAGACTGCCCTTTTTCCCTGTTTCATTTGGGCTTCAAGTTTCTTTACGTCATCTGTAAGGTCAGACATTAATGTCGCTTGTCTAAAATTACAAACATCAGACTGACATGTATTCAGATTGCAGTTTCTTTGTGGCCATATTATACAGTTTTCACCCATTTTAAACAGGTTTCATTGatgccacaatagtgtattgaaaGTCTAGCGCTGTTGCTGGAATTTAATTTCAAAGTGCTtatagtaagccctactgggagccgttttgtgtgtatgtagctTTAATACTAATGAGCTATGTTTGTCTCGACAGAGCGTGTGGCTCCAAGAGTTggtatggtatactgtacttTATCAACTCTTTACATATACACGATAACTTTGCACTTGTCCtctgtaatagatgccatatatcacatatgaCACTAAACATTAACGAGTGGGACAGAGCACACTAATGTTAGCAacagcatagctatgtgagcaaCAGTGCTAACATAGTTTAACAGCAACGTCATGTTAAGTtggcctattcgctgaagaaaaacaaaatgatcataaATACAGCACCCACGCCTATAGCTGACTGGCGGGGCTCCaggatttattttaagatgtgtagagaagcctgtaaaaattaaaaaaaaaaaaagctggccTCCATGAAGTAGTGGGCCGATACACAAGGTGGGCTCATCTTGCTAGGGTtgggtcagaggcggtatcatgtccatgaggaaggaggtttacTCTTCATGGGGCCATGAATAGCGTAAGTTTCAAAATCGACCTTTTGagcaactcttctcttaaaagCCGAGCCACTAATCGAGGGAgttgatagatttttctcacgtttggtgcacATAAACAAGTTCTAAGAACACATATtattgttagaacatcattaaaaagttcattttgcatcattgcatgtatttatttgtatctcTGCCCAGGTGCGAGGCTATAAAATCTTCATGCGACGTTTCCCTCATGAGGTCGCTGACATCCAGCCGGTTCTGGATTTGCTGTCCAGGCAGGACCCGACAGACACGGAGGTTCAAACAACACAGGACAAGTTTTGTTGTCCCGTTCATCAGATGCGAGAtaatattgtgtgtgtttttaaatcacttttcATGTCACTAGACATGGGAGACGCGCTACATGCTGTTGCTGTGGCTGTCCATGACGTGCCTCACGCCCTTTGACCTTTCTCGTCTGGATGGACATTTGGAGTCTGAATGTGGCCAAGCCAGAGTGCCCATCATGGACCGTATTCTGGCGATCGCGAAGGCAAGTTGAACTGATGCCATATCTCAAAATAAGTGTAACCTTTAAAGTCGAATGCTTCGCCAGATCAAGCAATTCGGAATTCGATCAAAGCTTTCTAGACAAATACGGTTCTCAAGTCAATGGAAAGCCTTGTGTCCTGTACTGCTATTGCACATCTGGTCATGCATCATATCTCATGAGACTTCATTGCATTGAGCATCTGAAGGCAAAGATGAAAAATGTGATGGCAAGCATAGAACAGCAGGAAAGTGAACCTTTTGCAACATAAGAACATGATGCATGCATACAGTATCTGTCCAGGCAGCTCAGTACAATCTGGTTAAAGCGACACAGAGGTGGCAAAAATTATGAAAGAACTTGGAACATATatctcaaagtcagctggcttTACTGTTAATGTGAAGAGACTGGCCACCCAAGCCACACAGTGGACACACAGTGTCCTCCCTCTGCACATTCACCACCACATCACCCTTGTACTTTATCGCAATTAAAAGAGAAAACTccattgcatttacattttaacaATAAGCTGTTTAGCCTACTGTATCTATACACTTACATTACACTTATACTTACATTGCTAGCATTGGTCACGGGTCAAAGGGTGAGTATTTTACTCTTATTTCCAATAGTTaacaatttttttacatttgtaatgcagttaagaatgttagaATGTTACTTAAATATCATAGCAGCgtggtccaaaccttttccagcgaggaccacatactgaaaaatgaaaggatgcaagggtaaCTGTGATATACgtggaaaaagcctattattagtatgaactttgctctgttttcccccccacatttttttttaatttccatatATCTcagctttcttctcaaataatatttgtaaaatttcttctcgtaatattatgactttattgccataatacaggtatttagaatttattcccataatattataactttttcctcaatctaattcaaaacaaaaatactttattttgtttttttgtcttaatattttgactttattgtcattaaattacagttgttttttccaatttcagatttttttattttccaactactgtatttctactttcttcatatacattttcttcttataactttgactttattctcataataatgacttttttcccccaacctaatttccccaaaattacaactttattttgttttgtttcttatataactttaaaaaaaaacatatttttctttagcatttcatttctttaactctatgctactgaaaGTAAGTTAAGTGTTAagtgtttattctcataaaactgtgaaattttttcttgttagaataaaacttttttttttcgtaTTTTGACtactctcataaaatgacagctgtttttttcaatttttgctgtttttcaatttttattttcaaactatgtcacctttcttcttgtaaattttcttcttgtaattattactttattccagtaatatttggactttattttgtaacataactttgTCCGcgatgtaattttccaaaaaattacaattttgtttgtttctcataacattattatgactttttctcaaatatttcaacattatgatactaaaatggcgttatttgttctcataatattacattattctcataaaattacaacttttacaaatttttctcttaatattttgattttattgttgtaaaattactgctgttttttctatttttgctggtagaattaaaacttttttttttttagttttcttgttatattatatttttcgaATGCACCACGGGCcaacaaaaaagcagcagcaggctgcaaatggcccccgggctgcacctTGGGCACCCTTGCTGTGACGTGAATGGGGTTCATGATGGGGAGACAATTTGACCCTGGAagggattatttttatttccgtctttttctatgggaaaaatgttaacaaatcaAAGGTGATGATGTTACATGatgttgtatgttttatgtaACATTGTTTATGACAGTTGAGTCAACAGTAGCGTTTTCTCCTTGCAGTCGTATCTCGCCGTCAGTGATAGTTCCAGGGATGCTGCATCTGTGCTGGTATCCAAGTAAGTCACAGTCCTTTCAACAAATCACATTAATtctatcaggggtgcacacactttttcagcatgcaagttacaatctacctcttactataaaagaGGAAAACATatgtataaaatctaaccgtTAAACTTTGAAAATACTATACGAAATactcatgattagtatttcacattcacagtttccaggtaatcaaagtagttgatatcattcagtaattcacaattcaattaaaTATGGCAAAGAAGATAATTGCACATAATTCCTTAATAGTTGTGCACATAACGTCATTAGTATGAATGCGCAGGTCAGTATATCAAAATAGCTATGTAGCGTTCATTATACACACAGCTCATGTATTATGTCCAGTATTTATAAAACGATTATGCAAAAgccaatgcagccgaagtcaaagcaacaaattaaaaaggtttcagcaatgggcatattttccaattaatcatgaaataataagaaaagtgtagaaaacacacatttctatagtggagttcaggacgtggAGCAGAGCCATCAAACAACTGACTACATAACTAGCAGGTGCAAGTgtacggataacttttgttaaaGATGTAGGCATCTTactgctgagttagtttatccataatctgAATAGTAACAATGAactttgcatttctgtgtgcCGCTTATTTAGTCGcctgttcaccacttaatctttgccacgtaggagcaacagcaaatcaagaggggagtttaatgtcagctgactgatgtcatgtgatctTCAAAGTGACTTTTATGACGTGGGTAACACATGcaatcgacccacactacccCTGTCGATCGTGATTGACGTAATGGGCAGCACAGCGCTAGTCTATACAACTCttattgcagttttttttgcATATGAATTCAGATTATTcttgtacagtggatcccctctGTTTGCAAGGGTTATGCGTCAAGACCCTCGAATGACGGGAACAGCGACTAGTGAACAGACCCATAAAAGCCctaaatatgtgtatttttgatGCTCTAAACCATATAATATGTCTCTCACAGGCATTTAATTTTTTGCATAATTAGCCATGGCGCATTTTCATATAATTTTTATGACGCTGTGAGAGACAACGTgagcaaaaaatatgaaaagcaaaacaaatgtctAGAAAAACAAATTAATATTCAATTGAAgcccagaaaaagttgctaaaaGTTGCTAAAAGTCGCAAGTTTTTGAGGGACAAAGTTtgtaagttggcaacactgatcctttCTGCTACGTTTTCTTATTCTCTGGTAGACTAAGTGCGCATGAGGTATGTTTAGAAGCAGAGTCACAATGTCATCTACGCTATtgagttgtaacgacaagcgAATAGACAAATTGTATCAACTATTCTGCTTTAACAGGGATAACAATGGCTACCAAAGTGATATCATGCTCAGCTGTATGTTTATTTAGACGGTTACCTTTTGTTGAAGGTTGCCTCTTGTTGACGGGTATATTCTCTGGTACACCAGGTGTGTATGAGGTATGTTAAGAAGCAGAGGCATGATACCATCTACTCTATTGAGTTGAAACGACAAgttacattcacagacagtcccattataatgtgtttatgagcaaatTTACTCGTGACGGGCCGTGgcggtcactctccggccaccccgctggccatctagacatttcaggtatcgaCCCATTgtcacccctatgtgagtaatatTTCTGCCTCCGCCACTGGTGACGGGCCACCACAAGAATAGAAAACACTGGATCTACTGTACTAGTAGATGTCTTTCAACTGCACCGTGTGGCCACTAGAGGACAGGGTTGTGCTGGAAATGACTTTCTGTCTCTCTGAAATGTTCTTTACTCATGTCTACATGTTCTCTTCAGGTTCATGACACGTCCTGATGTGCAAAAGAAGTGCCTTGGAGACTTTTTGGAATGGAGCCTTCGCACTATATCCCAAACAAATGACCAGTCAGTGCACTCCATTATGTTGCTGGATGGATCTCTTCAGGCCCTGGTAAACACACACTCAGGTCACATCACAATCACAATATGTGTCCATATTTGAAGACAATAGTTAACAATGTAGCCAATGAACTCATGCAAAGTTATTGTGATTGAATTTAATTGAAGCCACATGGCTTTGTGTTAGCTAAGGTGATGTCAGTCCGTCAGCGTACAGTATTTATGGCACTGTGGCATATGCGGTAAACTTGAATAACGTGTTTCTATAACGTCTCCTCTTGTTGTGAAGCAGTGCTTCAGGTGTTCAAAACTGAGGCCTGCCCTGAAAAACAATGTGCTTTTTGTATGTCTAATTGGTACAATGCATCATGAACATTGCCGTTTCTTGTCGGCATCTTGTTTGTATTCCAACAGGCGACGCTTTTCAAACACGGCAAACGTGACGACCTCTTACAGCACGGTAGGTTCCCCTTAGGAGTTTTGCCTTTGGACACGACTGCAGTTGACATATAATAATCAAGGTGTGATTAAAGTGTAGACTTTCAGCTCTAATTTAAGAGGTGTCACCAAAtttgacatttgttttatgCAGAGTCCCTCCATTTCCAGGGGCTCAAAAGTTTGTAGTGTAAATAGATTATTTAAAGACTTACAGGGTATTATCCAAAAACTCCTCAGGCAGTTTCCACCAAACTGTCACAATTATGATGTGAATCAGGAcaggattttgtttttgttttttataccaCAGTTTGGTGCCGATGCAACTTAAAATGCCTCGGCGAGGATTTGCTCTCCACTGAGTGCCATTGTAGTTTAAGGAGTTGAGTTCGGTTGCTCTTGCCTGTGGTAACAAAgatttgtgaatacaaataatactgTCTATTTGCATGCAGACAGGTTAGGTGTCCTTTGAATTCATGGAAATGTGGTTTTATCTAAACAGGGGATGctaggagttttttttttccctattcttgtttctttcattatttaagcattttcaaaatgattgctgttttcaTCCTTGCTCCCCAGCTCCTACCGTTTTGCAGTGTCTGGAACAGAAACATCTGTCAGAGAGCAGTGAGGCCATGCTGAGGAAGCTCAACGTCAAACTGATCCAGAGACTGGGCCTCACCTACCTGAAGCCTCGTTTGGCCCCTTGGAGGTAAGACACAAACCTGATAATAAAGTATCTGCTACTTAGCTTTAACATTACACACGTGCTCCTTCTCCTTGTGCATTGATGTTTTTGCAGGTACCAGAGAGGAAGCAGGTCCATAACATCCACTCTTTTGACCAACACTCACTCAACAGAGACCGGAGCCGTCAAAGGGACACAAGTGGAGGAGGATTATGATATTCCTGAGGAGTTAGAGACCGTTATTGGTGAGGTTCTAAATAATACGTTCGTTTCAAGTTACACAGCCTCTGTAGTAGATAATCCAGTGTGTTCTTGGATGTGTTGTTAGAGCATCTGCTGGTGGGACTTAAGGATAAGGAAACAATAGTGCGTTGGTCTGCAGCAAAAGGGTAACAGTGTTCGTAATAGTTAAACATTTTTGCTACTTTTTGGTGTTGCGTTTCTCTAATGACAAAGTTGTGTCTTTTTAACCCATAAAGTGTGGGGAGAGTGACGGGGAGGCTTCCAAAGGAGCTAGCAGATGAGGTGGTCGCATCAGTGCTGGACTGCTTCAGGTACTGTCCATCATGCTGTCTTAGTACATTTCTTCTAGTTGTTCTTTTTCAACCCAGTTTGTGCGTTCACGTTAAAGCTTCCAGGAAACTGACAACACTTGGCATGGAGGCTGTCTGGCTCTTGCGGAACTTGGACGGAGAGGCCTACTGCTGCCCTCCAGATTGACAGATGGTAGGCGGCCATTACTTGCACATCAGTACTTGCGCATAgatcattatttttatatttctttattCAGTTTTTCTGCAAGTGGACTTCACAAAAAGGGTCCATATTTTAATGTACAGTAAACATAACCTATAAACAGTCCTCGTCACCTTTTCCGATCAAGACATGCACATTCCCTTTCCTGGCAAGTCatcaggtacacctgcacaagacctttatcaaaaattctgcctttgcaaagataatactgtacatgacctaaatataagactttttttcccctagaaaaaaagtgtaaaaaagaagACGTCGACAGATTTATTCAAACCAACATGTAGCACCAAACAGCTTTTCCCCCAAGAGAGTCAAAGCTTTTCTTACTGTCACTCACACCGTGAACTAAAGAGAGGCGACACAGAGGCCCGCCGGAAAAAAGCGTtgaaacaaatattgagcagctAAGAAACATGATGAATGGAATTTAATTTCACTGATATTTAAAacttgattttaaaaaacaaa
This genomic interval from Dunckerocampus dactyliophorus isolate RoL2022-P2 chromosome 18, RoL_Ddac_1.1, whole genome shotgun sequence contains the following:
- the fn3krp gene encoding ketosamine-3-kinase isoform X1; translated protein: MEAKLKKELGTSMLKSAGQASGGCISEGQSFDTDTGKVFVKINHKSQAKLMFDGEMASLDAILKTQTIRVPKPVKVFELDTGGCVFVMEHLDMRGLNKYSKRLGEQLADLHLHNKKQLEKVRKEQQTVGKGAGQPEGAYVDKFGFPTTTCCGYLPQENEWQDDWVTFFTQQRLQLQLNLLEESHGDREARELWARLQLKLPQFFKEAELVPALLHGDLWGGNVAESGEGPITFDPASFYGHSEFELGLTGMFGGFNSSFYSAYHDKIPKAPGFAKRNQLYQLFHYLNHWNHFGGGYRGSSISVMKDLLK
- the fn3krp gene encoding ketosamine-3-kinase isoform X2; translated protein: MFDGEMASLDAILKTQTIRVPKPVKVFELDTGGCVFVMEHLDMRGLNKYSKRLGEQLADLHLHNKKQLEKVRKEQQTVGKGAGQPEGAYVDKFGFPTTTCCGYLPQENEWQDDWVTFFTQQRLQLQLNLLEESHGDREARELWARLQLKLPQFFKEAELVPALLHGDLWGGNVAESGEGPITFDPASFYGHSEFELGLTGMFGGFNSSFYSAYHDKIPKAPGFAKRNQLYQLFHYLNHWNHFGGGYRGSSISVMKDLLK